A window from Primulina eburnea isolate SZY01 chromosome 2, ASM2296580v1, whole genome shotgun sequence encodes these proteins:
- the LOC140817510 gene encoding pyruvate kinase 1, cytosolic-like, which produces MHSSHLLLEEPIRMASILEPSKANFFPAMAKIVGTLGPRSRSVQVISDCLKAGLSVARIDFSWGDAEYHKETLENLKIAIKSTKKLCAVMLDTVGPELQVANKSEKAITLKAEEKVTLTPDQGQEASSELLPINFTGLSKAVKKGDTIFMGQYLFTGSETTSVWLEVDEVQGDDVVCVIKNSATLGGSLFTLHASQIRIDLPTLSDYDKQVISSWGVQNKIDFLSLSYTRHAEDVREARNYLSKLGDLSQTQIFAKIENVEGLTHFDEILQEADGIILSRGNLGIDLPPEKVFLFQKAAVYKCNMAGKPAVVTRVVDSMTDNLRPTRAEATDVANAVLDGCDAILLGAETLRGLYPVETISIVGKICAEAEKVFNQDQYFKRTVKYVGEPMTHLESIASSAVRAALKVKASVIICFTSSGRAARLIAKYRPTMPVLSVVIPRLKTNQLKWSFSGAFEARQSLIVRGLFPLLADPRHPAESTNATNESVLKVALDHGKASGVIKSHDRVVVCQKVGDASVVKIIELED; this is translated from the exons ATGCATTCGAGTCACTTGCTACTGGAGGAGCCAATTCGGATGGCATCCATTCTCGAGCCATCAAAAGCT AATTTTTTCCCGGCCATGGCCAAGATCGTGGGGACGCTGGGACCACGCTCTCGATCCGTCCAAGTTATTTCTGATTGTCTTAAAGCTGGACTGTCTG TGGCTAGAATTGACTTTTCATGGGGGGATGCTGAGTATCATAAGGAGACGCTGGAGAACTTGAAGATTGCTATTAAGAGCACTAAAAAACTCTGCGCT GTCATGCTGGATACTGTGGGCCCTGAGTTACAAGTTGCTAACAAAAGTGAGAAAGCTATAACACTTAAGGCTGAGGAGAAGGTTACTCTGACTCCTGATCAAGGTCAAGAAGCATCATCTGAATTGTTGCCTATCAACTTTACAGGACTGTCTAAG GCCGTGAAGAAGGGAGACACCATTTTTATGGGGCAATACCTATTTACTGGAAGTGAAACAACTTCTGTTTGGCTGGAG GTAGATGAAGTACAAGGAGATGATGTGGTTTGTGTAATCAAGAATTCTGCAACCTTGGGAGGATCGTTGTTTACATTGCATGCTTCTCAAATTCGTATAGACCTACCTACTCTATCTGACTATGACAAGCAG gTTATCAGCTCCTGGGGTGTTCAGAATAAAATCGATTTTCTATCTTTGTCATATACACGTCATGCAGAGGATGTTCGTGAG GCTCGCAACTATCTATCTAAGCTTGGTGATCTCAGCCAGACCCAAATCTTTGCTAAGATTGAAAATGTAGAG GGTTTAACCCATTTCGATGAGATTCTACAGGAGGCAGATGGCATCATCCTTTCTCGTGGGAACCTCGGCATAGATCTCCCACCTGAGAAA GTGTTTTTATTTCAGAAGGCTGCTGTTTATAAATGTAACATGGCTGGAAAGCCTGCAGTTGTTACTCGGGTCGTTGATAGTATGACTGACAATCTCAGGCCCACTCGTGCTGAGGCAACTGATGTTGCTAATGCTGTTTTAGATG GATGTGATGCAATTCTTCTTGGCGCTGAGACCTTACGTGGACTATACCCTGTTGAAACAATTTCCATCGTTGGCAAAATTTGTGCTGAG GCAGAGAAGGTATTCAATCAAGACCAATACTTCAAGAGAACCGTAAAATATGTTGGTGAACCAATGACTCACTTGGAATCCATTGCTTCCTCTGCG GTTCGAGCGGCCCTGAAAGTGAAGGCATCAGTTATCATATGCTTTACCTCTTCTGGAAGGGCAGCGAG GTTGATAGCGAAGTATAGGCCGACCATGCCTGTTTTATCAGTTGTCATTCCTCGGCTCAAGACAAATCAACTGAAGTGGAGTTTTAGTGGTGCATTTGAG GCAAGACAATCACTCATAGTTCGTGGTCTTTTCCCTCTGCTTGCTGATCCTCGACATCCT GCCGAGTCAACAAACGCAACTAATGAATCAGTTCTGAAAGTTGCACTTGATCATGGAAAAGCTTCGGGGGTGATCAAGTCACATGATCGAGTCGTGGTCTGCCAGAAAGTTGGGGATGCATCTGTAGTCAAGATTATAGAGCTTGAAGATTAA
- the LOC140817489 gene encoding probable 3-deoxy-D-manno-octulosonic acid transferase, mitochondrial isoform X2 translates to MSSKRGVIVYKIYRALSYGISPLVCLHLWWRKLRGREHPTRWRERLGLPSACRPDGRLVWFHAVSLGEGLAAIPVIKCCLERRPDVTVLMTTTTASAFEVIKNILPQNVIYQFAPLDLPTAMDTFLHYWKPNAIMLMESELWPNLIMGATRNNIALSLINGRMSQESFRNWSRPLVLPLITLMLSKFSLILPLSTTQGIHFQLLQATPFIINFCGDLKCAFQDFDISERNKRDLDEFQAKLVNKKVWMASSIHEDEEEVFIGAHNSLKKKHPDLVTIIVPRQPQRGQAIALRFQKEKVHVALRSRNDKLTAGTSLYILDSLGFCSLYFMRVARILQINTNSCNRRFVLARVKRPQFSRSCGSWLCCFDRLSHWSFQTHGLGNAAIKSSLSYAGFW, encoded by the exons ATGTCGAGTAAAAGGGGTGTCATAGTTTACAAAATCTACAGAGCCCTAAGCTACGGCATATCTCCCTTGGTGTGCCTCCATCTGTGGTGGCGCAAATTACGAGGCCGAGAACATCCCACCCGATGGCGTGAACGCCTCGGCCTGCCTTCTGCTTGCCGCCCCGACGGTCGTCTTGTTTGGTTTCATGCCGTTTCTTTAG GTGAAGGATTAGCCGCGATTCCTGTGATCAAGTGTTGTCTGGAAAGGAGGCCGGATGTAACTGTCTTGATGACGACTACGACAGCCTCAGCTTT CGAAGTTATAAAGAACATACTTCCCCAGAATGTCATTTATCAG TTTGCTCCACTGGATCTCCCCACTGCTATGGACACTTTTCTTCATTACTGGAAACCAAATGCAATCATGCTTATGGAAAGTGAGTTATGGCCAAATCTCATTATGGGTGCTACAAGAAATAAT ATTGCTCTATCACTGATAAATGGACGGATGTCTCAAGAATCTTTTCGGAATTGGTCTCGACCCTTAGTTCTTCCATTGATAACACTGATGCTTTCAAAGTTTTCATTGATTCTACCATTG AGTACAACCCAAGGAATTCACTTTCAGCTGTTGCAAGCTACACCATTTATCATAAACTTTTGTGGAGATCTGAAATGTG CATTTCAGGATTTTGACATTTCTGAAAGAAATAAGAGAGATTTGGATGAGTTTCAAGCAAAACTTGTCAATAAAAAGGTGTGGATGGCTTCTTCAATTCACGAGGATGAAGAAGAAG TCTTTATTGGAGCTCACAACAGCCTTAAGAAAAAGCATCCAGATTTGGTCACTATTATTGTGCCACGGCAGCCACAGCGTGGACAAGCTATTGCTCTG AGATTTCAGAAGGAAAAAGTTCACGTGGCTCTGAGGTCACGTAATGATAAACTCACTGCTGGAACAAGTTTATACATTCTCGACTCGTTAGGTTTCTGTTCTCTTTACTTTAT GCGAGTTGCGAGAATTTTACAGATTAACACCAATAGCTGTAATAGGAGGTTCGTTCTCGCCAGGGTTAAAAGGCCACAATTTAGCAGAAGCTGCGGCAGCTGGCTGTGCTGTTTTGACAG GTTATCACATTGGTCATTTCAGACACATGGTCTTGGAAATGCAGCGATCAAATCCTCTCTCAGTTATGCAG GTTTCTGGTGA
- the LOC140817489 gene encoding probable 3-deoxy-D-manno-octulosonic acid transferase, mitochondrial isoform X1, protein MSSKRGVIVYKIYRALSYGISPLVCLHLWWRKLRGREHPTRWRERLGLPSACRPDGRLVWFHAVSLGEGLAAIPVIKCCLERRPDVTVLMTTTTASAFEVIKNILPQNVIYQFAPLDLPTAMDTFLHYWKPNAIMLMESELWPNLIMGATRNNIALSLINGRMSQESFRNWSRPLVLPLITLMLSKFSLILPLSTTQGIHFQLLQATPFIINFCGDLKCAFQDFDISERNKRDLDEFQAKLVNKKVWMASSIHEDEEEVFIGAHNSLKKKHPDLVTIIVPRQPQRGQAIALRFQKEKVHVALRSRNDKLTAGTSLYILDSLGELREFYRLTPIAVIGGSFSPGLKGHNLAEAAAAGCAVLTGYHIGHFRHMVLEMQRSNPLSVMQVSGEKLVEAISELFGDEELLEAYREASVEAYHGLSHGIVENVWRMLQMHIYEQLWRRDE, encoded by the exons ATGTCGAGTAAAAGGGGTGTCATAGTTTACAAAATCTACAGAGCCCTAAGCTACGGCATATCTCCCTTGGTGTGCCTCCATCTGTGGTGGCGCAAATTACGAGGCCGAGAACATCCCACCCGATGGCGTGAACGCCTCGGCCTGCCTTCTGCTTGCCGCCCCGACGGTCGTCTTGTTTGGTTTCATGCCGTTTCTTTAG GTGAAGGATTAGCCGCGATTCCTGTGATCAAGTGTTGTCTGGAAAGGAGGCCGGATGTAACTGTCTTGATGACGACTACGACAGCCTCAGCTTT CGAAGTTATAAAGAACATACTTCCCCAGAATGTCATTTATCAG TTTGCTCCACTGGATCTCCCCACTGCTATGGACACTTTTCTTCATTACTGGAAACCAAATGCAATCATGCTTATGGAAAGTGAGTTATGGCCAAATCTCATTATGGGTGCTACAAGAAATAAT ATTGCTCTATCACTGATAAATGGACGGATGTCTCAAGAATCTTTTCGGAATTGGTCTCGACCCTTAGTTCTTCCATTGATAACACTGATGCTTTCAAAGTTTTCATTGATTCTACCATTG AGTACAACCCAAGGAATTCACTTTCAGCTGTTGCAAGCTACACCATTTATCATAAACTTTTGTGGAGATCTGAAATGTG CATTTCAGGATTTTGACATTTCTGAAAGAAATAAGAGAGATTTGGATGAGTTTCAAGCAAAACTTGTCAATAAAAAGGTGTGGATGGCTTCTTCAATTCACGAGGATGAAGAAGAAG TCTTTATTGGAGCTCACAACAGCCTTAAGAAAAAGCATCCAGATTTGGTCACTATTATTGTGCCACGGCAGCCACAGCGTGGACAAGCTATTGCTCTG AGATTTCAGAAGGAAAAAGTTCACGTGGCTCTGAGGTCACGTAATGATAAACTCACTGCTGGAACAAGTTTATACATTCTCGACTCGTTAG GCGAGTTGCGAGAATTTTACAGATTAACACCAATAGCTGTAATAGGAGGTTCGTTCTCGCCAGGGTTAAAAGGCCACAATTTAGCAGAAGCTGCGGCAGCTGGCTGTGCTGTTTTGACAG GTTATCACATTGGTCATTTCAGACACATGGTCTTGGAAATGCAGCGATCAAATCCTCTCTCAGTTATGCAG GTTTCTGGTGAAAAGCTCGTAGAAGCTATTAGCGAGCTCTTTGGTGATGAAGAACTTCTGGAAGCATACCGTGAAGCTTCAGTGGAAGCATATCATGGTTTGTCACATGGAATTGTTGAAAACGTGTGGAGGATGCTGCAAATGCACATATATGAGCAACTGTGGAGAAGAGATGAATAA
- the LOC140824453 gene encoding protein RGF1 INDUCIBLE TRANSCRIPTION FACTOR 1-like, translated as MDAMPVPPWLEKLLTTAFFTVCRSHGAANRSECNMYCLDCSVDDAFCPNCRSSKHRDHRVIQIRRSSYHDVVRVSEIQKVLDISGVQTYVINSARVLFLNERPQPKVGKPVSHVCEICGRNLLDPFRFCSLGCKLVGIRRNEDASFTLDGKNGKVVERRSISSPKEEEELREASQQDIYPPTPPPPPSRSRRRKGIPQRAPFSS; from the exons ATG GACGCAATGCCGGTTCCTCCATGGCTGGAAAAACTCCTAACCACCGCCTTCTTCACCGTCTGCCGAAGCCACGGCGCCGCCAACAGAAGTGAATGCAATATGTACTGCTTAGACTGCAGTGTGGATGATGCCTTTTGTCCCAACTGCCGCTCATCTAAACACAGAGATCATCGAGTCATTCAG ATAAGGAGATCATCATACCACGATGTTGTGAGAGTTTCGGAGATTCAGAAGGTTTTGGACATAAGCGGGGTGCAGACTTACGTAATAAACAGTGCGAGGGTTTTGTTTCTGAACGAGAGACCTCAGCCCAAAGTCGGGAAGCCGGTTTCTCACGTCTGTGAAATATGTGGGAGGAATCTTTTGGACCCTTTCCGTTTCTGCTCATTGGGATGCAAG CTTGTAGGAATAAGGAGGAATGAGGATGCAAGCTTTACGCTAGATGGGAAGAATGGGAAAGTAGTGGAAAGAAGATCGATATCATCACCAAAAGAGGAGGAAGAATTGCGTGAAGCCTCGCAACAAGACATATACCCGCCCACACCTCCCCCACCTCCTTCAAGATCAAGAAGAAGGAAAGGAATCCCGCAAAGGGCACCTTTTAGTTCTTAA
- the LOC140824452 gene encoding probable glycosyltransferase At5g03795 — protein MLSLTSSSSLKLLWVLIPLLTAAAVVVFVGPKASDFTLNSPFSGNYLSWRSPHVDNLEESHSGHSFNQTQVKNGDGNQNFTEAPISQRKYSDLKILEASLIQARAAIKEAKGGNQTEEDPDYVPNGPMYWNPQVFHRSYLEMEKRFKIFVYEEGEPPVFHFGPCKHTYAIEGIFIQNMEVSRFRTFDPNKAHMFFLPFSVTMITQLIYVSESHEWTLMKNTASDYVNIIAQKHPYWNRSLGADHFMLACHDWGPEISSAIPNLYKNAIRALCNANTSENFNPSRDVSIPEILLPGGTTRGLIGGPPPSQRPILVFYAGGVHGPIRPILLQHWENKNDPDVQVYEYLPKNISYYGMMRKSRYCICPSGYEVASPRMVEGLYLGCVPVLIKDSYVIPFSDVLNWETFAVIVPVKDIPNLKKILMGISSRKYVEMQRRGIQMRRHFEVNSPPKRYDVFHMILHSIWLRRLNVRFHDEQGS, from the exons ATGCTTTCTTTAACTTCTTCGTCTTCTTTAAAGCTTCTATGGGTTCTGATACCGCTTCTTACAGCGGCAGCGGTGGTGGTATTCGTCGGTCCTAAAGCGTCGGATTTCACTTTAAATTCTCCTTTCTCCGGTAATTATTTGAGTTGGAGATCTCCACATGTCGATAATTTGGAAGAATCGCATTCCGGTCATAGCTTCAACCAAACTCAA GTAAAGAATGGAGACGGGAATCAAAATTTTACAGAGGCTCCGATCTCACAAAGGAAGTATAGTGATTTGAAGATATTAGAAGCCAGTTTAATTCAAGCTCGAGCCGCAATCAAGGAAGCCAAGGGCGGGAACCAAACCGAAGAAGATCCTGATTATGTTCCCAATGGACCCATGTATTGGAATCCCCAAGTTTTTCATAG GAGTTATTTGGAAATGGAGAAGAGATTCAAGATTTTTGTATACGAAGAAGGGGAGCCCCCGGTATTTCACTTTGGCCCTTGCAAGCATACGTACGCGATCGAGGGAATTTTCATACAGAATATGGAAGTTAGCCGTTTCCGGACATTCGACCCAAACAAAGCTCACATGTTCTTCCTTCCATTCAGCGTAACCATGATAACTCAGCTGATATACGTAAGTGAATCCCATGAATGGACTCTGATGAAGAACACGGCGTCGGATTATGTAAATATTATAGCTCAGAAGCATCCTTATTGGAATCGGAGCCTTGGTGCTGATCATTTCATGCTTGCTTGCCATGATTGG GGACCAGAGATTTCTTCTGCAATCCCAAACCTGTACAAGAACGCCATACGAGCATTATGCAATGCCAACACCTCGGAAAACTTCAACCCATCTCGAGACGTATCTATCCCCGAAATCCTCCTCCCTGGAGGGACAACGCGGGGACTCATTGGTGGCCCGCCACCCTCCCAACGACCCATACTAGTCTTCTACGCTGGCGGTGTCCATGGTCCAATCCGCCCTATCCTCCTCCAACACTGGGAAAACAAGAATGACCCGGATGTTCAAGTCTACGAATACCTGCCCAAAAACATCTCCTACTATGGCATGATGCGAAAAAGCCGATACTGCATCTGCCCCAGCGGCTACGAAGTTGCAAGCCCGAGAATGGTGGAGGGGCTCTATCTGGGGTGCGTTCCTGTATTGATAAAAGACAGTTACGTCATCCCTTTCAGCGACGTTTTGAATTGGGAGACATTCGCTGTGATTGTTCCGGTCAAGGATATTCCGAACTTGAAGAAAATTTTGATGGGTATTTCGTCGAGGAAGTATGTGGAGATGCAGAGAAGAGGGATACAGATGAGGAGGCATTTCGAGGTCAATTCGCCTCCGAAACGTTACGACGTGTTTCATATGATATTGCATTCGATTTGGCTCCGTAGGCTTAATGTTAGGTTTCATGATGAACAAGGTAGTTAA